In a single window of the Flavivirga spongiicola genome:
- the rpsC gene encoding 30S ribosomal protein S3, which produces MGQKTNPIGNRLGIIRGWESNWYGGNDYGDKLAEDDKIRKYVHARLSKASVSRVIIERTLKLVTVTITTARPGIIIGKGGQEVDKLKEELKKITGKEVQINIFEIKRPELDAFLVGSSIARQIENRISYRRAIKMAIAATMRMNAEGIKIQISGRLNGAEMARSEHYKEGRIPLSTFRADIDYALVEAHTTYGRLGVKVWIMKGEVYGKRELSPLVGLSKKQGKGGAGGRGGNRDNKPRRRK; this is translated from the coding sequence ATGGGACAAAAAACAAATCCAATCGGAAATCGCTTAGGTATTATCAGAGGATGGGAATCTAACTGGTACGGAGGTAATGATTATGGAGATAAGCTTGCCGAAGACGATAAAATTAGAAAATACGTTCACGCACGTTTATCTAAAGCTAGTGTAAGTAGAGTAATTATTGAAAGAACTTTAAAACTTGTAACCGTTACTATCACTACTGCTAGACCTGGTATTATTATCGGAAAAGGTGGTCAAGAGGTAGACAAGTTAAAAGAAGAGCTTAAAAAAATTACAGGAAAAGAAGTTCAGATTAACATCTTTGAAATAAAAAGACCTGAACTTGATGCATTTTTAGTAGGATCTAGTATTGCTCGTCAAATTGAAAACAGAATTTCATACAGACGTGCAATAAAGATGGCTATCGCTGCTACAATGCGTATGAATGCAGAAGGAATTAAAATCCAAATTAGTGGTCGTTTAAATGGTGCAGAAATGGCACGTTCAGAACACTACAAAGAAGGACGTATTCCTTTATCAACCTTTAGAGCCGATATTGATTATGCTTTAGTTGAGGCACACACTACTTATGGTAGATTGGGTGTTAAAGTATGGATCATGAAAGGTGAAGTATATGGTAAAAGAGAACTTTCTCCGCTTGTTGGTTTATCTAAGAAGCAAGGAAAAGGTGGAGCCGGAGGACGTGGTGGAAACAGAGATAACAAACCTCGTCGTAGAAAGTAA
- the rplV gene encoding 50S ribosomal protein L22, whose protein sequence is MGSRKKQMADAIKEGKKQVAFAKLNNCPTSPRKMRLVADLVRGEKVEHALNILKFNQKEASGRLEKLLLSAIANWQSKNEEANIEEAELVVKEIRVDSGSMLKRLRPAPQGRAHRIRKRSNHVTLVVGANNNTQS, encoded by the coding sequence ATGGGAAGTCGTAAAAAACAAATGGCAGACGCTATTAAGGAAGGGAAAAAGCAAGTTGCTTTTGCTAAACTTAATAATTGTCCTACATCACCAAGAAAAATGCGTTTAGTAGCCGATTTAGTAAGAGGTGAAAAAGTAGAACATGCACTTAATATCTTAAAATTCAACCAAAAAGAAGCATCTGGTCGTTTAGAGAAATTGTTATTGTCAGCCATTGCAAACTGGCAGTCTAAAAACGAGGAAGCTAACATTGAAGAGGCTGAATTAGTTGTAAAAGAGATTAGAGTTGACAGCGGATCTATGTTAAAGAGATTACGTCCGGCACCTCAAGGTCGTGCACACAGAATTAGAAAACGTTCTAACCACGTTACATTAGTAGTTGGAGCTAACAATAACACACAAAGCTAA
- the rpsS gene encoding 30S ribosomal protein S19: protein MARSLKKGPYVHYKLEKKVAVNVESNKKTVIKTWSRASMITPDFVGQTIAVHNGRQFVPVYVTENMVGHKLGEFSPTRSFRGHAGAKNKGKK from the coding sequence ATGGCAAGATCATTAAAAAAAGGACCTTACGTTCATTATAAGTTAGAAAAGAAAGTAGCTGTTAATGTTGAATCTAACAAGAAAACAGTAATCAAAACTTGGTCAAGAGCTAGTATGATTACTCCAGATTTTGTTGGGCAAACAATTGCAGTACATAATGGCCGTCAATTTGTACCAGTTTATGTAACAGAAAACATGGTAGGTCATAAGTTAGGAGAATTTTCACCAACACGTTCATTCCGTGGACATGCAGGTGCTAAAAACAAAGGTAAAAAGTAG
- the rplB gene encoding 50S ribosomal protein L2: MSVRKLKPITPGQRFRVVNGYDAITTDKPEKSLLVPNKRSGGRNSQGKMTMRYIGGGHKKKYRIIDFKRNKTGVPAEVKSIEYDPNRTAFIALLNYQDGEKRYIIAQNGLQVGQKVVSGLEGVAPEIGNAMPLSEIPLGTIISCVELRPGQGAVMARSAGAFAQLMARDGKFATIKLPSGETRLVLVNCMATIGVVSNSDHQLLVGGKAGRTRWLGRRPRTRPVVMNPVDHPMGGGEGKSSGGHPRSRNGIPAKGYRTRSKTKASNKYIVERRKK, translated from the coding sequence ATGTCAGTAAGAAAATTAAAACCGATCACACCAGGACAGCGATTTAGAGTAGTAAATGGTTATGACGCCATAACTACTGATAAGCCGGAAAAGAGTTTACTCGTTCCGAATAAAAGGTCTGGTGGTAGAAACAGTCAAGGAAAAATGACCATGCGCTATATAGGTGGAGGTCATAAAAAGAAGTATCGTATTATCGATTTTAAACGTAACAAAACTGGAGTTCCAGCAGAAGTTAAGTCTATCGAATACGATCCAAACAGAACCGCTTTTATCGCATTATTGAATTATCAAGATGGCGAAAAAAGATATATTATTGCTCAAAATGGTTTACAGGTTGGGCAAAAAGTGGTGTCTGGTTTAGAAGGAGTTGCTCCAGAAATTGGAAATGCCATGCCATTAAGTGAAATTCCATTAGGAACTATTATTTCTTGTGTAGAATTACGCCCAGGACAAGGAGCTGTTATGGCTCGTAGTGCTGGTGCTTTTGCACAATTAATGGCGAGAGATGGGAAGTTTGCTACTATTAAATTGCCTTCAGGAGAAACAAGATTAGTTCTTGTTAACTGTATGGCAACTATAGGTGTAGTGTCTAACTCAGATCACCAGTTATTAGTTGGTGGTAAGGCAGGTAGAACTAGATGGTTAGGAAGACGTCCTCGTACTAGACCAGTAGTTATGAATCCAGTCGATCACCCAATGGGTGGTGGTGAAGGTAAATCTTCTGGTGGACATCCACGTTCTAGAAACGGTATTCCAGCTAAAGGTTACAGAACCCGTTCTAAGACTAAAGCAAGTAATAAATATATTGTAGAACGTAGAAAGAAATAA
- the rplW gene encoding 50S ribosomal protein L23: MSILIKPIITEKATADSELRNCYTFAVNTKANKVEIKKAVEAAYGVSVEKVRTINVRPDRRTRHTKTGIQNGKTNAVKKAIVQLAEGEMIDLYSNM, translated from the coding sequence ATGAGTATCTTAATTAAACCTATAATCACGGAAAAAGCGACTGCAGATAGCGAGTTAAGAAACTGCTATACTTTCGCGGTGAATACAAAGGCGAACAAGGTAGAAATCAAAAAAGCGGTGGAAGCTGCTTATGGTGTTTCTGTTGAAAAAGTTCGTACTATAAATGTCCGTCCAGATAGAAGAACACGTCATACAAAGACTGGGATTCAAAATGGTAAAACAAATGCTGTTAAAAAAGCAATTGTACAACTGGCGGAAGGTGAAATGATTGATTTATACAGTAACATGTAA
- the rplD gene encoding 50S ribosomal protein L4, producing MKVAVLDINGKDTGRKADLSKDVFAIEPNNHAVYLDVKQYLANQRQGTHKSKERGEITGSTRKIKKQKGTGTARAGSIKSGIFKGGGRMFGPRPRNYNFKLNKNVKRLARKSALSIKAGEKSIVVLEDFNFDTVKTKNFTAVLKALDLENKKSLFVLGGTNNNVYLSSRNLKSSEVITNSELSTYKILNANQVILLEGALAGIETNLSK from the coding sequence ATGAAAGTAGCAGTTTTAGATATAAACGGAAAAGACACAGGAAGAAAGGCAGACCTTTCTAAAGATGTGTTCGCTATTGAGCCTAATAATCACGCTGTATATTTGGATGTTAAACAATATTTAGCAAACCAAAGACAAGGAACTCACAAGTCTAAAGAAAGAGGTGAGATTACTGGAAGTACACGTAAGATTAAAAAGCAAAAAGGAACTGGTACAGCGAGAGCAGGTAGTATTAAGTCTGGTATATTTAAAGGTGGTGGTCGTATGTTCGGTCCAAGACCAAGAAATTATAACTTCAAACTTAATAAAAATGTTAAACGTTTAGCACGTAAATCTGCATTAAGTATCAAAGCAGGTGAGAAGTCAATTGTTGTGTTAGAAGACTTTAACTTTGACACTGTAAAAACTAAAAACTTTACAGCTGTTTTAAAGGCTTTAGACCTAGAAAACAAAAAGTCTCTCTTTGTGTTGGGTGGCACGAATAATAATGTATATTTGTCATCGCGCAATTTAAAAAGCTCAGAAGTTATAACTAACTCGGAATTAAGCACTTACAAGATTTTAAATGCAAATCAAGTAATACTTTTAGAGGGAGCTTTAGCAGGAATTGAAACAAATTTAAGTAAATAG